Proteins from a single region of Chloroflexota bacterium:
- a CDS encoding DUF4433 domain-containing protein — MANKRRIENLYYIAPVENLPSILKRGILSHAEIERQGIEAFPVYDAKIVAGRQKRLTPDERSLWEFANLYFQPRNPMLYRLVREEKSKSIVVLAVKPQVLNLAQYITIGNAASAYSEILPRDEGLRRLQSKETWSLIQSEWWRPEDGSKRIIMSECLVSTVIPPDFIHTVYVASHQTAEEVRRLLGPRAGQIPIVQDPHMFFLPRRSGRVSPTLTWVDGDMFFSHMQTLTISVNIVGVMGKGLASRAKYQFPDVYVVYQDVCRRKILEMGKPYLYKREIPLEQTLADEPFSMAENGESKWFLLLPTKRHWRDRSNIGDIEKGLQWIRERYKQEGIKSLALPALGCGLGGLEWREVGPLLCRYLADLDIQVAIYLPQEKKIPEEHLRPEFLLGRAV; from the coding sequence ATGGCAAACAAACGCCGTATTGAAAATTTGTACTATATTGCACCGGTAGAAAACCTGCCTTCCATTCTGAAGCGAGGCATTCTTTCCCATGCGGAAATTGAGAGGCAAGGTATTGAGGCGTTTCCGGTTTATGATGCCAAGATCGTGGCCGGTCGTCAAAAGCGCTTAACCCCAGACGAGCGGAGCCTCTGGGAGTTTGCCAATCTCTACTTTCAACCCAGAAACCCGATGCTCTATCGTCTCGTCCGGGAGGAAAAGAGTAAGAGCATCGTTGTTTTGGCGGTCAAACCACAGGTTCTCAATCTCGCACAGTATATAACTATTGGTAATGCCGCCAGTGCGTACTCGGAAATCTTGCCCAGGGACGAAGGACTGCGAAGGTTACAATCCAAAGAAACTTGGTCGCTCATTCAAAGCGAATGGTGGCGCCCTGAAGACGGCTCCAAGCGCATCATCATGTCCGAATGTCTGGTCTCCACAGTCATCCCGCCGGATTTTATTCATACGGTTTACGTAGCCAGTCATCAAACCGCTGAAGAGGTGCGTCGCTTACTGGGCCCGCGCGCCGGGCAGATTCCGATCGTTCAGGATCCGCACATGTTCTTCCTGCCTCGCAGGAGCGGACGGGTCAGTCCCACGCTTACGTGGGTGGACGGCGATATGTTCTTCTCCCACATGCAGACGCTGACCATCAGCGTCAACATCGTCGGCGTGATGGGCAAGGGGCTGGCCTCGCGGGCCAAGTATCAGTTCCCCGATGTGTACGTGGTCTATCAGGACGTGTGCCGCAGAAAAATCCTGGAAATGGGGAAGCCCTATCTCTACAAGAGAGAAATTCCGCTGGAACAAACGCTGGCCGATGAGCCTTTTTCTATGGCGGAGAATGGGGAAAGCAAATGGTTCCTGCTCTTGCCCACCAAGCGACACTGGAGGGACCGCTCGAATATCGGCGATATCGAAAAGGGTTTGCAGTGGATACGGGAGCGCTACAAACAAGAAGGCATCAAATCCCTGGCCCTTCCGGCATTGGGTTGCGGCCTGGGCGGACTGGAGTGGCGGGAAGTTGGACCCTTGCTGTGCCGTTATCTGGCCGATCTGGATATCCAGGTGGCCATCTACCTGCCGCAGGAAAAGAAAATACCGGAAGAGCATCTGCGGCCAGAGTTCTTGTTGGGGAGAGCGGTATGA